The DNA region GCACAGCTGACCGGGCCGGGCGCCGGCTGGCACCGGTTGCAGGCGCACCTCCACCGTACCCTGGCGGGTGGCGGGATCGATCATGGGATGCACCCGCAGCACCTCGCCGGCAAAGTCCCGATCACCCAGGCTGTCGATACGCACCTGCACCGCATCGCCCACCACCACCTGGCTGAGCAACTGCTCCGGCACCCGCACCGTGGCGGTGATCAGGCCCGGATCAAACAGGGTCAGGATGTGCTCATTCAGTGGCACCACGTCGCCGAGTTCCTTGAGGCGGGCGCTGATCAGCCCGGCAAAGGGCGCCTGGATCACGGTACGCGACAGCTGGGTGCGTTGCAGGCTCTCGGCGGCACGGGCCAGCTCCAGCGCGGTGTGGGCGCGGGCCAGTTCATCCTCGCTGGCGAGCTTTTTGGGCACCAGGTTTTGCAACCGCTGCAGGTCCACCTCCGCCTGCTTGCGCGTCGCTACCGCCATATCCAGCTCGGCGCGGATCAGGGCATCGTCCAGCCGCACCAGGGCCGCCCCCGCCGCCACCCGGTCACCCTCGTAAAAGGGCAGCTCCATGATGCGCCCGGCCCGTTCACTGTGGACATGCACCGTGCGCGGCGCCTCCAGGGTACCTGTGAGGGTGCGCGTGATGCGCATGGGTCGCTGCGAAACGGTAATGACCTCCACCGCGTGGGCGGGGCGACTCTTGTCCTTTTTGTCCGCCGTTTGGGCATCATCAGGCCCCTGGCTGCACGCGTTGAGCCACAGGACGCAGCAGACAATAGTGGCAATGGCAGAGAGGGTTTTTCGAGTCAGTTTTGGACGCATCTGGATGTGACACCTAACAATAGATAATGTTTCGCACTTTAGGGGTGGGGAGATGTTTTGTGCAAGGGGTATTCTGTGCCTCAGACCGTAGGTTGGGGGGAGTGAAGTAAATCCCAACAATTATCAAAACGTCTGCGTGGTTCCGCAGCTAATCGTTCGGTTGTCTTATTTTTTCCTGGCGGAAGATGACGGGAATTAACGGCGTCGTAGATTCCGAAGAAATAGTTTACTCCTTCTCCCCTTGAGGGGAGAAGGTTGGGATGCCAACAGTAGGCGCTTTAGGCGAGGGGTGGAACGCTCAGAAGTTGTTTCATGAACCCTCTCCCAGTTTTGGGAGAGGGGATAAACAACCTCAGATTTTGAATCTGTGGTTTTGACCTACCCTCACGCCATCCCTCGCTTGCGATCCTCGGCATTTTGCGATGAAGCGAGCGGTGTTTGAGGAAGCGCAGCGACCGAGTTTAGCTCGCGCGCAGAATACCGAGGAGCGCAAGAGACCGCGCAACGCGCGGCGAGGGATCCGGGTGCTCTTTCTTTTGGTTACTTTACTTTGAGCACGCAAAGAAAAGTGACTCGCAGCCTTCCGCAGGAAATAAAGTAAACCACCGTGTCATCAAGGCTGGGAAACCGCGCACAAACTGCCCAATGCGCATTCCCAAAACCCAACTCAAACCTCCGCCAAATCCCCCTTCGTCTCCAACCACGCCTTGCGATCCGCTGCCCGTTTCTTCGCCAGCAACATATCCATCATCTGATGCGAGGTATCACCCGCGGCAATCGTCAGCTGCACCAGGCGTCGCGAGTCCGGCGACAGGGTGGTCTCACGCAACTGCTTGGGATTCATTTCGCCCAAACCCTTGAAGCGTTGTACCGTGACCTTGCCACGCAGCTTTTCGGCGGCGATACGATCAAGTATGCCCTGCTTCTCGGCATCGTCTAACGCGTAATAGGCGTCTTTGCCGATGTCGATGCGATACAGCGGCGGCATGGCGATGTACACGTTGCCTGCGGCGACCAGTGGTTTGAAATGGCGCAGGAACAAGGCACACAACAGGGTGGCGATGTGGGCGCCGTCGGAGTCGGCATCGGCCAGCACGCAGATCTTGCCGTAGCGCAGCCCGTCGAGGTTGTCGGAGCCGGGATCGACACCGATGGCGACGGCGATGTCGTGCACCTCCTGCGAGGCCAGCACCTCGCTGGGGTCCACTTCCCAGGTGTTGAGGATCTTGCCGCGCAGCGGCATGATCGCCTGGTATTCCTTGTCGCGGGCCTGCTTGGCCGAACCTCCGGCGGAGTCACCCTCCACCAGGAACAGCTCGCCGCGGGCGGGATCGGAAGACGAACAGTCCGCCAGCTTGCCGGGCAGGGCCGGTCCCTGGGTAATCTTTTTGCGCACCACCTTTTTGCCGGCGCGCAGACGACTCTGGGCACTGGAGATGGCCAGTTCGGCCAGCGCCTCACCCACCTCGGTGTTCTGGTTGAGCCACAGCGAAAACGCATCCTTCACCACCCCGGAGACAAACGGTGCGCACTCCCGCGAGGACAGGCGCTCCTTGGTCTGCCCGGAAAAGGCCGGGTCGGCCATCTTCACCGAGAGGATGTAACTGACCCGGTCCCACACGTCGTCCGGCGCCAGCTTGACGCCGCGCGGCAGCAGATTGCGAAACTCGCAGAACTCGCGCATGGCCTCGGTGAGGCCGGTGCGCAGACCGTTGACATGGGTGCCGCCCTGGGCGGTGGGCACCAGGTTGACGTAGCTCTCGGCCACCGACTCCCCGCCCTCGGGCAGCCACAGCACCGCCCATTCGGCGGCCTCTGCGTTGCCCGCAAATTTGCCCATGAAGGGCTCGGCCGGCAGGGTGGGCAGACCGTGCAACTCGTCCATCAGGTAATCGCGCAGGCCGTCTTCGTAGTACCAGTTGGTGGTCTCATCGCTGGCCTCATCGTAGAAGCTAACTTTCAGACCCGGGCACAACACGGCCTTGGCGCGCAGCACGTGCTTGAGCCGGGGCACGGAGAATTTCACCGAATCAAAGAATTGCGGATCGGGCCAGAAGCGCAGCGTGGTGCCGGTGTTGCGCTTGCCGACGCTGCCGACCTCTTCCAGATCGGAGATCTTGTTGCCGTCGGCGAAGGCGATGTTGTATTCCGTACCGTTACGTCGCACCCAGACCTCGAGATGCTTGGACAGGGCGTTGACCACGGAGATGCCCACGCCGTGCAGGCCGCCGGAGAATTCGTAGTTTTTGTTGGAGAACTTGCCGCCAGCATGCAGCTTGGTGAGGATCACCTCCACCCCGGGAACGCCCTCCTGCGGGTGGATATCCACCGGCATGCCACGGCCGTCGTCACTGACTTGCAGGGAGCCGTCCTTGCTGAGGATCACATCAATGGTGGTGGCGTGACCGGCAATGGCCTCGTCGACGCTGTTGTCGATGACTTCCTGCGCCAGATGATTGGGGCGCTCGGTCTGGGTATACATGCCCGGGCGTTTGCGCACCGGCTCCAGGCCACTCAATACCTCGATGGAGGCGGCATCGTACAGATTACTCATCACGGGGACTCATACGGCAGGGCCGGCTGGCATTACTGACTGAAGTGACTGGCATGCATCGAAATCCTGGAAAATCATGGTCGAAAAGGGGGCAGTTTACCCGCCCGGGGTCCTAGTGGCGAGGCCCGCGTTTTTGTCGGCTCCCGGAACCGTCAATCCCCCTACGCAACCCCTGCGCAGGCCGCCAGAAGTCCCTAAAGTTCCCCCTGGCTCTGCCGATAAGCGGTTAAGATTTAACGACTTACCGAGCATTCCAGAATGGACGAACCGACCGAGAATACGCCGCCTGGCTCCGCCGCAGGCACCACGCCCGACGCGCCCCCGGGCGCCGACTCGCATACCCCGCCGCACACCACCAAAGGGCTCTCTGTCCGCCAGAAAATCGGTATCGGTTTTGGTGGCCTGATCCTGTTGATGACCATCAGCATCGGCATCACCCTGGTGAAACTGACCGACGTCGCCGACGCGACCCATTCGGTGATCGAGGAACGTCAGCCCGCCGCCAACCTGTTTCAGCGCCTGGCCCAGGACCTGAATCTGGCGACTACCTTGTTGCACAGCTACCTGCAAACGGGCGAGCCCGCGCACCGCAAGGACTTTGCGATCGTTGAGCAGGACATCATGGAGGGCATCACCACTGGGCACAGCCTGAAGATCGTCCATGAGAATGGCGGCAAGGCCCGTAAACAGCTCCTGGACGCCGAACAGCTGTTTGTGAAATTCCGCGACTATGCGGCCCGGCTCTATGCGCTACGCGACAACAACGCCAATAACCGCGGGCTGCTCCTGGCGCAGAACACGGTGCAACCCCTCGCGGCGGAGTTTCTTGGGGTGATCAACCTCCTGCTCAGCTCCGAAGACATAGACCCCCGCGACCCGAAGAAACTGGTGGCCTACACCACACTACAGGAACTGCGCTATGTCTGGGTGCAGATGATGAGCAGCCTGCGGCTGTTCATCGTCACCCAGGGGGTCAATGATCGCGCCAACTTTGACACCTTTAATGACCATGCCGGACAGCTGTTAGACGAACTCACCGCCATGGATGTCGACCTTGGCTTTGGCGAACTGCAACAGCTGGTAACGCTGCGCGAGGCCTATGTCAGCAATCTGCAGCCCGTTTTTGACCTGTTCGCCACCGACAACTGGCGCGCCGATGCCTATCTCATCAAAACCGAGGTCAATCCCCTGCTGGAAGAGCTGCGCGGCATCTTTGAGGGCATCGCGGATGAGCAACTGCACCAGGCCAGCAACAGCGGTGAGGTGTTGACCGAGGTCAATCAGCAGATCCAGCTCTCCACCATCATCATCCTGGTGGTGGCATTGGTGCTTGGGGTGCTGCTGGCGGTGCGCATCACCGGCGGCATCGTCCCGCCCATCCAGCGACTGATGGCCGCCGCCGAGGGCGTTGCGCATGGTGACCTCAATGCCGAGGTCATGGTCACCAGCAATGATGAGATAGGCCAACTCGGAAGGTCCTTTAATGCCATGGTCAACGATCTGCGTAATGCCGCCTTAAAGGAACAGACGATTCTCGATGAATTGCAAGACCTTAATCAGCAACTCGAATCCCGCGTCCAGGCGCGCACCCGGGATCTCGAACAGAGCGAGATCAAGATTCGCGCCATTCTCGACAACATCGGCGAAGGCATTGTCGTGCTCGATGAAAATGGCACCATTGAATCGCTCAACCCGGCCGCAGAAAACATCTTTGCGATGAAAGAGGCAAACGCCATCGGCCTCCACAGCGCCCTGCTGATCGCCAACAGCGAGGCCGACGATGCCGCCGATTCCGATCACTACAACGATGAGACCGACGGGGCGTTCAGAAGTAGCAGTAACCAGCAGCCCAAGGAGTATCAGGGGCTGCGCGCGGACGGCAGCACCTTCCCCCTGGAATTTGTGGTCTCGGCGATGAAGGTGGGCGACAAGCGCCTGCGGGTGTGCATCCTGCGCGACGTGAGCGTGCGTAAAGAGACCGAAGCGACCCTGGCCGATGCCCAGGGTCAGCTGGTAGATGCCGCGCACAAATCCGGCATGGCCGATATGGCAACCGGCGTGCTGCACAACATCGGCAACATCCTCAATAGCGTCAATCTGGCCGGCGAAGAGATTCATCGCATTTCATCCGCCAGCAAGATCAGCGGCCTGTTAAAGGCCAACGACCTGCTACTGCAGCACCAGGAAGACCGTGGAGAATTCCTGACCCAGGACCCACGCGGCCAGAAATTACCCGACTATTTCATCACGATGGGCAAGGTGCTGAGTGATGAGATCAACGAAATCAATAAGGAATCGAAAGAGCTCATCAAAAAGACCACGATGATGAAAGAGGTCATCAGCACCCAGCAGGCCTATGCAAAATCCGGTTTCCACAGCGAACAGCTGAATCTTTCCCAGCTGGTAGAAGACGCGCTGAAAATCCAGGAGGCCTCGCTCAAAAAGTGGGGCGTCAAGCTCGAGAAGAACTACGCCGACATTCCCGAATGCACCGGACAAAAATCCAAGCTGCTGCAGGTGATCACCAACCTGGTCAAGAATGCCAAAGAGGCCATGAATGACAATGACCAATACAACCGTCCCAAGGAAATGCGCATTGAGATCGGCATGAATAACGACAAGACGGTGTATCTCACCATCAAGGACAATGGCTGCGGCATTAATGAACAGCAGCTCACCAAGATTTTCAACCACGGCTTTACCACCAAGGAAACAGGGCACGGTTTCGGACTGCACACCTGCGCCAATGCCATGACCGAGATGAAAGGCGCGCTAAAGGTAGAGAGCGAGGGGGTCCAGAAAGGCGCCACCTTTACCGTTATCATACCGGTGGACAATCCCGCAACAAAAGCCGCAACAAAATCAACATCAAAAGTGGCATAGACTTACAGTTATACAATTCACATCATTACAAACGGCAGAACAGAGGCCATTATGGAACACAACACGCGCATACTTATCGTTGATGACAACGAGTCCATCCACGAAGATTTTCGCAAGGTATTGATTCACGAAAAGAATGAAGACCATGCCGCACTGGATGATCTGGAGGCCGAGCTGTTTGGCGAGGACGAGGCCAAAACCGCGGCTGCCAACATTGTCGAAACCCTGGCCTATGAAGTCGACTCCGCCATGCAGGGTCAGGAGGCGCTGGCCATGGTCGACAAGGCCGCGGAAGAAGGCCGGCCCTACGCCCTCATTTTTATGGATGTGCGCATGCCGCCCGGCTGGGATGGTATCGAAACCATCAGTCGTATCTGGATCAAACACCCCTACGCCGAGATGGTGCTGTGCACCGCCTATTCCGATTACACCTGGGATGACATCGTGGCCAAGCTGGGCAGTTCCGATAAGCTGCTGTTTCTGCGTAAACCATTTGACGCCGTCGCCGTACAGCAGATGGCGCTGAGCCTGATCAAAAAATGGAACCTGGGCGAACAGGCCAGGCACTATGTGAAGAACCTGGAAAAAGAGGTACAGCAGCGCACCCTGCAATTAAACAATCTGCTCGCCGAGCTCGAATCAAAAAATGCCGAGCTGGCCAGCAGCAATGATCAGCTCAAGCATGCGGCCCTGCACGACTCACTCACCGGCCTGCCCAACCGCATCCTTTATCATGACCGACTGGAACAGGCGATCAGGCTCGCCAAACGCAACAAGACCCAATTTGCGGTGGCCCTGATGGACCTCAACGGGTTCAAGGACATCAATGATCAGCGCGGACATCTGGCCGGGGACTATGTGCTCAAGACCGTCGCCACCCGTGTCGAGGCCGCGCTGCGTGCCAGCGACACCGTTGCCCGGCTGGGCGGCGATGAGTTTGCCTTTGTGCTGCCCACCGTGGACAGGGAATCCCCCTCCGTCGCCGCGGAAAAGATTATGGCCATCTTCCATGAGCAGGTCGTCATGGATAGTGATGGTGAAATGATCAGTGTCAGTGGCAGTATCGGTATCGCCCTCTACCCCGACCATGGCACCGATATCGACGCCCTGATCGGCAAGGCCGATGCGGCCATGTACGTAGCCAAACGCGCGGGCAATGGCATCTGCGTGCATAGCGAAGCGGCGGACAAGGCGGCCGACGCTTAGTCTTTTTCTCATCCCCGCGTTCGACACCTCACCCCGGCCCTGCCGGGGTGAGCTCGTTCTGGGGCTGGATTTCAGGCCGGTGGCCTTTGTCCATGAATCACGGAACGCGTGCCATGACCCGCAACGGGCCGCCTCGGTTGACCCGGCCGGAAGCCCTGGGTTAACGTACCGGCCAACATCGATCAGGTAGAAAACCATGGCAAAAAGACAGCAGAAGACCCCGGACTTTGAGACCGCCCTGAAGGAACTGGAGACCCTGGTGGAACGCATGGAGGCCGGCGAGACCTCGCTGGAGGAGTCGCTCAAAGACTTCGAGCGCGGCATCGAACTCACCCGCAGCTGCCAGACCGCCCTGACCGAGGCCGAGCAGAAGGTGGAAATCCTGCTGAAAAAGGACGGAGAACCCGAGGCCTTTGAACCGGCCGCCGAATAAGGCCACGCCTGCCTGCTGCCCTACCCATCCCCTATCGCCTGCCACTGACGGCACTGCCGTCGTTATCGATCGCCACTGTGACAGAAGGAAATCCCGTGTCCCTGACCACCCTGCTGCATACCTACCAGGCCCGTACCGAACAGGCGCTTGAGCGCTGGTTGCCCACCGCCACTATCCATCCAAGCCCGCTGCACACCGCCATGCGCTACAGCTGCCTCGGGGGCGGCAAACGGGTACGGCCGCTGCTGGTCTATCTCACCGGCCAGATGCTGGGCGTCGACCCCCGCACCCTGGACGGCCCCGCCTGTGCGCTGGAGCTGATCCACGTCTATTCCCTGATCCACGATGACCTGCCGGCCATGGACGACGACGAGCTGCGCCGCGGCAAGCCCACCTGCCACATCCAGTTTGATGAGGCCACCGCCATCCTCGCCGGTGACGCCCTGCAATCGCTGGCCTTCTACATCCTCGCCCACGACCCGGCCATGGTGGACGACGCCGGGCTGCGCCTGAAAATGGTGGAGACCCTGGCCCTCGCCAGCGGCTCTCGCGGCATGGCGGGGGGTCAGGCCATTGATCTCGCGGCGGTGGGCACGGCGATGAATCTCGCCGAACTGGAAAACATGCACATCCACAAAACCGGCGCGCTGATCCACGCCAGCGTGCGGCTGGGCGCCCTCAGCCAGCCCGGCGTGCCGCCGACCCAGCTGGACCGGCTGGAGCACTTCGCCCGCTGTATGGGACTGGCCTTTCAGATCCGTGACGACATCCTGGACGTGGAAGGCAGCACCGAAATACTGGGCAAACCCCAGGGCTCCGATCAGGCCCGCAATAAACCCACCTATCCCGCGCTGCTGGGCCTGTCCGAGGCCCGACGCCGCGCCGATGAGCTGCATCAGGAGGCGATCGACAGCCTGGCGGAATGGGGCGACGCGGCCCAGCCCCTGCGCGACATCGCCGGGTACATCATCCACCGGCAAAGCTGATATAATCGCCTCCCCTTTTTGTAATCGTTTTTTGTTATCGCTTTTTATTATCAAGAATGCGGAAGCAGGATCGGCCCGTGGGCCGTTCATGCCCCCACCGACAAACCCAAGGCCAGGCCAAGACAAACCCGATGTCCGACTCATGTGCATTCCCCCTGCTGGAGAGTATTCAGCTTCCCGATGATGTCCGTCAGCTGGACCCCCACCAGCTCAAGCAGCTGGCCGATGAGCTGCGCGCCTTCCTGATCCAGACCGTGGGACAAACCGGCGGCCACCTCGCCTCCGGCCTGGGTACGGTGGAGCTGACCGTCGCCCTGCACTACGTCTTCAACACCCCGCAGGACAAGCTGGTGTGGGATGTGGGTCATCAGAGTTACCCGCACAAGATTCTCACCGGCCGCCGGGAGCAAATGCACAGCCTGCGCCAACAGGGCGGCCTCGCCGGTTTTCCCAAACGCAGCGAAAGCCCCTACGACACCTTCGGGGTCGGCCATTCCAGCACCTCCATCAGCGCCGCCCTGGGCATGGCCATCGCCGCCCGGCA from Gammaproteobacteria bacterium includes:
- a CDS encoding diguanylate cyclase, with amino-acid sequence MEHNTRILIVDDNESIHEDFRKVLIHEKNEDHAALDDLEAELFGEDEAKTAAANIVETLAYEVDSAMQGQEALAMVDKAAEEGRPYALIFMDVRMPPGWDGIETISRIWIKHPYAEMVLCTAYSDYTWDDIVAKLGSSDKLLFLRKPFDAVAVQQMALSLIKKWNLGEQARHYVKNLEKEVQQRTLQLNNLLAELESKNAELASSNDQLKHAALHDSLTGLPNRILYHDRLEQAIRLAKRNKTQFAVALMDLNGFKDINDQRGHLAGDYVLKTVATRVEAALRASDTVARLGGDEFAFVLPTVDRESPSVAAEKIMAIFHEQVVMDSDGEMISVSGSIGIALYPDHGTDIDALIGKADAAMYVAKRAGNGICVHSEAADKAADA
- a CDS encoding ATP-binding protein; protein product: MDEPTENTPPGSAAGTTPDAPPGADSHTPPHTTKGLSVRQKIGIGFGGLILLMTISIGITLVKLTDVADATHSVIEERQPAANLFQRLAQDLNLATTLLHSYLQTGEPAHRKDFAIVEQDIMEGITTGHSLKIVHENGGKARKQLLDAEQLFVKFRDYAARLYALRDNNANNRGLLLAQNTVQPLAAEFLGVINLLLSSEDIDPRDPKKLVAYTTLQELRYVWVQMMSSLRLFIVTQGVNDRANFDTFNDHAGQLLDELTAMDVDLGFGELQQLVTLREAYVSNLQPVFDLFATDNWRADAYLIKTEVNPLLEELRGIFEGIADEQLHQASNSGEVLTEVNQQIQLSTIIILVVALVLGVLLAVRITGGIVPPIQRLMAAAEGVAHGDLNAEVMVTSNDEIGQLGRSFNAMVNDLRNAALKEQTILDELQDLNQQLESRVQARTRDLEQSEIKIRAILDNIGEGIVVLDENGTIESLNPAAENIFAMKEANAIGLHSALLIANSEADDAADSDHYNDETDGAFRSSSNQQPKEYQGLRADGSTFPLEFVVSAMKVGDKRLRVCILRDVSVRKETEATLADAQGQLVDAAHKSGMADMATGVLHNIGNILNSVNLAGEEIHRISSASKISGLLKANDLLLQHQEDRGEFLTQDPRGQKLPDYFITMGKVLSDEINEINKESKELIKKTTMMKEVISTQQAYAKSGFHSEQLNLSQLVEDALKIQEASLKKWGVKLEKNYADIPECTGQKSKLLQVITNLVKNAKEAMNDNDQYNRPKEMRIEIGMNNDKTVYLTIKDNGCGINEQQLTKIFNHGFTTKETGHGFGLHTCANAMTEMKGALKVESEGVQKGATFTVIIPVDNPATKAATKSTSKVA
- the parE gene encoding DNA topoisomerase IV subunit B — its product is MSNLYDAASIEVLSGLEPVRKRPGMYTQTERPNHLAQEVIDNSVDEAIAGHATTIDVILSKDGSLQVSDDGRGMPVDIHPQEGVPGVEVILTKLHAGGKFSNKNYEFSGGLHGVGISVVNALSKHLEVWVRRNGTEYNIAFADGNKISDLEEVGSVGKRNTGTTLRFWPDPQFFDSVKFSVPRLKHVLRAKAVLCPGLKVSFYDEASDETTNWYYEDGLRDYLMDELHGLPTLPAEPFMGKFAGNAEAAEWAVLWLPEGGESVAESYVNLVPTAQGGTHVNGLRTGLTEAMREFCEFRNLLPRGVKLAPDDVWDRVSYILSVKMADPAFSGQTKERLSSRECAPFVSGVVKDAFSLWLNQNTEVGEALAELAISSAQSRLRAGKKVVRKKITQGPALPGKLADCSSSDPARGELFLVEGDSAGGSAKQARDKEYQAIMPLRGKILNTWEVDPSEVLASQEVHDIAVAIGVDPGSDNLDGLRYGKICVLADADSDGAHIATLLCALFLRHFKPLVAAGNVYIAMPPLYRIDIGKDAYYALDDAEKQGILDRIAAEKLRGKVTVQRFKGLGEMNPKQLRETTLSPDSRRLVQLTIAAGDTSHQMMDMLLAKKRAADRKAWLETKGDLAEV
- a CDS encoding exodeoxyribonuclease VII small subunit, with translation MAKRQQKTPDFETALKELETLVERMEAGETSLEESLKDFERGIELTRSCQTALTEAEQKVEILLKKDGEPEAFEPAAE
- the ispA gene encoding (2E,6E)-farnesyl diphosphate synthase, with the protein product MTTLLHTYQARTEQALERWLPTATIHPSPLHTAMRYSCLGGGKRVRPLLVYLTGQMLGVDPRTLDGPACALELIHVYSLIHDDLPAMDDDELRRGKPTCHIQFDEATAILAGDALQSLAFYILAHDPAMVDDAGLRLKMVETLALASGSRGMAGGQAIDLAAVGTAMNLAELENMHIHKTGALIHASVRLGALSQPGVPPTQLDRLEHFARCMGLAFQIRDDILDVEGSTEILGKPQGSDQARNKPTYPALLGLSEARRRADELHQEAIDSLAEWGDAAQPLRDIAGYIIHRQS
- a CDS encoding efflux RND transporter periplasmic adaptor subunit, which translates into the protein MRPKLTRKTLSAIATIVCCVLWLNACSQGPDDAQTADKKDKSRPAHAVEVITVSQRPMRITRTLTGTLEAPRTVHVHSERAGRIMELPFYEGDRVAAGAALVRLDDALIRAELDMAVATRKQAEVDLQRLQNLVPKKLASEDELARAHTALELARAAESLQRTQLSRTVIQAPFAGLISARLKELGDVVPLNEHILTLFDPGLITATVRVPEQLLSQVVVGDAVQVRIDSLGDRDFAGEVLRVHPMIDPATRQGTVEVRLQPVPAGARPGQLCRVSLATPEMPRRTIPLNALQYDAQGAHVYRLDEQTRTRRVGVRSGLQFGEQVEILEGLADGDRVVSKGFLGLRADSPVRVVNAATTDDKAAAEANSK